GACTTCCCGCGGAGTTTATCTAAGGTGCCCCGCAGAGAACTCCCGAGATCGTCGAGTACCATTTGCTCAGTCTACGGGGCGATGGCGTTAAAGGCTTTTTCTACTCTACACGGCGCGAACGGAATCCCGAGACGAGATCACGGTCGATACGAGACGAACCCGAGGCGGCGTCGGTGAGTATTTCACCCGACCGGAACAACGTCCGCGTATGAGTTCCGACGCGGACGCCGATCCCAGCGAGTACGAGGCGCTCGAGGACGCCGACGTCACGATGCGCGAAACCGAACACGGCCTCCACATCGCCGACGACGAGGTCACCGGCGTCTCGAGCCAGGGCCAGACGCCGGAGGAAGCCGTCCGGAACCTCGCGGAAGCGGTGCGATCCTATCGGGAGGCGACGGACGACGATACAGGCGACGATTGGCTGTAAGTGTGGCAGTGATAGCCGGATAGGGTCGTCAGTGGAATCGTGTTGCCAACCAGCACCAACACACATAGCGTCGACAATAAGAACCGTTCTCCGCGCACAGCAATTCTTTCGATAGACGCACCAGAGTAACTATCCCCCCCTGCGGTGAACGAGTCTATTGTCGCATGGACCAGACACGATCCGATTCACCGCGCGGAAGCGACTCGACGACCGACTCGGCGATGGCGCGCCGGCGCGTGCTTCGAGGCGGAACGGGGCTGGCGGCGACGGCCCTCGGTATCGCGACGCTCGGCGGCCAGGCCGCCGCGCACTTCCCGACCGATCTCGAGATCGACGTCAAGCCGGGCACCGAGCGAGCGCCGATCAACCCGAACAGTTGCGGCGTGATCCCGGTCGCCGTCCTGCGGACCGACGAGTTCGATCCGACGAGCGAGGACGTCCGGTACCGGTTCGGTGCCCCCGACGTCGTGGAAGGCGGCGACGGCGCGCGACCGATGCACGGCGGCCACGCGGTCGACATGAACGGCGACGGACGGGACGATCTCCTGTTGCTGTTCCCAGCCCCCGACGCCGGGTTCGACGGCGACGAATCGACCGCCCGCCTCGAGTGGGAGCGAAGCGAGGACGGCGCGCACGGACTCGCGGGAACGGCGCCGATCAGGATCGTCGGACGACGCGGCCGAAAACAGGGTCGAGGGCACGCCAGTAGCTCGCAGTAACGACGACCGCCGGAAGCCCGCGGTGACGACGCGTCCCGCACGCGGGCATAATCATCATATTTCCTATACCAGTGGATGGTAATACGGTTTCTTTATTCAGTGTGGTTCGTGAAAATCGTGTTCAGTATAGGTGGTGTGTGTATCACTCGGGACTGACTCGGTTGGTACTGGCCGCAGGCAACTGACTCTCATTGAAGACCTGTTCAGTCATCCATTGCTCTGCGCGACGGAGCCGGTACCGGAGCGTCGACTTCGGAATATCGAGGGCATCCGCTACCTCGCCGAGCGAGGCGGCTCGTGGCATCTCGTAGTAGCCGAGATCGATGGCCATCTCGATTGCACGGCGCTGGTCGTGCGAGAGCGTCGACGTCGGGACATCGACTGTCGACCATGACGACGGTGTCCCGACCTGTTTCAGCGACAGGTTGACGCCATCAGGCAGTCCATCTTGGAGACGGTCGAATACTTCCCCGCCAGCAGCCTCCCCGGGGAGGAGAACGCGCCACTCGTAGACGTTCCCACGTCGCCGAGCATCGAATAGTGGCCCTTCGCCGAGCGTCCGAGCAACGAGGTGCGGGACGGAGTGACAGTAGCGTCCGCCGGTGGTGTACGCGTAGACGAGGCGACTCTCGGAGCCGTCCTCAACCACCTCGTACTCGCTCTCGTAGCTACAGTTCGGATGCACTCCGAGACATTCGTTGCACACTGTGGGGTCGGTCACGACCGCTTCC
This genomic window from Haloterrigena salifodinae contains:
- a CDS encoding type II toxin-antitoxin system HicB family antitoxin; protein product: MSSDADADPSEYEALEDADVTMRETEHGLHIADDEVTGVSSQGQTPEEAVRNLAEAVRSYREATDDDTGDDWL
- a CDS encoding helix-turn-helix domain-containing protein, whose amino-acid sequence is MREYIFAAEYKRGADPLMDVFIDNQDLVGRALRVSVSDAGLWRVDRFTGPSEALERLEAVVTDPTVCNECLGVHPNCSYESEYEVVEDGSESRLVYAYTTGGRYCHSVPHLVARTLGEGPLFDARRRGNVYEWRVLLPGEAAGGEVFDRLQDGLPDGVNLSLKQVGTPSSWSTVDVPTSTLSHDQRRAIEMAIDLGYYEMPRAASLGEVADALDIPKSTLRYRLRRAEQWMTEQVFNESQLPAASTNRVSPE